TTCATGGAGCCTTCCGGACCGTTGGCAGCATAACCGGACCAGCCCATCGGGTTGTTGCCCGCGAGATATTCCTGAAATTCCTTGAACATGATCTTCGTTTCGGCGCTGGTGATGTCCGCGTCGCTTTCGGATTCCAGCGCTTGGGCCAGCTCCTCCTGCCGGATCAGGTCTTTGTTTGGATTGACGACCTCAACCAGTGAATATTTGTTGACCCCGATGGATACGCCGTCTTCGATGATTTGACCGTACTTGTCAAATTCCGCATGGTTGCTGTACAGCTTCTCATAATACTGGTTCGCCAACTTGACGATGACCTCGGGATGCTCGTACCCCTTTTTGACCACGTAATATTGGGATACGGCAAAAGGCATCTGCACCGTCGCCGGACCGCCTTCCAATGACGGGATCGGGTAGGACTTCCAATTCACCGATTCATCTTCTTTCACCATGTCCCAGAAAGGCCATGCCGGATACCAGCTGGGTCCGATCAGCATGCCGATTTTGTGGGTGGTCACGGTTTCAAAGACCTTGACGGTATCCTTTACGCCGAACTCCGGGTCGATCAGCTTGTTCTTGAACATGTCCTGCAGCTTGGCCAGCGCTTCCTTCATCTCCGGCTGAATGCTGCCGAACTGCAATTGCCCCTCTGCGTCTTCGATCCAAATTTGCGGGAAACCGCCGAAGCCGTTAAAGAAACCTACCGAAGAGCTGTTTAATCCGATATCCTTGGTCAGCGCAAGTCCGTAGGTATCGGCCTTGCCGTTCCCGTCCGGATCCTGCTTGGCAAACGCCTCCGCAATGGCCACAAGGTCATCCATCGTGTTCGGTTCAGGCAGATTCAGCTTCTCCATCCAATCCTCCCGGACCCACAGCAGCGGAGCCGAGCCGCCGATGACCGGCTGGGTGGACGGGATCGCCAACAGCTTGCCGTCAAACGTCGCGGAAGGGAGCGCGTTTTTCTCGATCTCCATGACCTGCTTCAGGTCATCGCTGGCGTAATTCTCGAAAGCGGGCGTCAAGTCTGCCAATTGCCCGGCGTCCGCAAGCTGGCGCAGCTGCTCCGGCGTCACCTGCATGATATCCGGGAGGTCGTTCGAAGCAATCGCGATATTCATTTTGGATTCATACTGCTCCTGGCCCGTCACCACCCATTTATAATTGAGGTTGATGCCCATTTCCTTATATAGGTCGGTCCACACGTTGTTTTTAATATCCTGTCCGGACGGGAACTTCACTTCTTCTCCCACGAACCGGACGGCATCCAGCTGAATGGGGGGATCATACTTGCCGAACGGGTCGCCCGGCTCCAAGGCCGTGGCTTCGCTATCGGTGGATGAACCAGACGTGCTGCCTCCGCCTTCTTCCCCTTTGCTGCTGCAAGCGCTTAAAATACACACGAAAGCCAGCATACTGATCCACAATACGGACAAGATCTTATTTCTCTTCATGTTTGCGACCTCCTTGAATTCGATGTTTGTTTAGAGTATAAGGGAACAAAAAAAGAGCTATCTACTTTAAGCTCTTTACTTTGATATCTTCTCTTTACATGTTGTGCAGTTCTCTGTATTCCTGCGGCGTCAAATGGGTCGTTTTTTTGAAAAAGCGGTAAAAATACGGCGGAGAACTGAAACCCACCGCAGCGGCGATGACATGGATTTTGTCCGTTGTCTCCTTCAGCAGCTGCTTCGCTTTGGCCAGCCGTGCCGCATTAATCGACTCGGACAGGCCCTCACCGGTCACTTGTTTGTACAATCTGGACAAATACGAAGGGTTGTGTCCCACGGCCTCCCCGATTTGCGTCAAGGACAGGTCACCTCCCAGATTATCTTCGATATACCGTTGAACTTTGGCAATCACCTCATGCTGCTGATCCTGCTTCCCCTGCTCTTTCCGGTTGAAGATAATGTCCGCCAGCCTTTCGAAATATTCGGCCGCCTCCGTCCAGGAATCATGCTCCTCCAGATGAGTCAATGTGATATAATCCACCGCCCCTTCTCCTTCCACGTTCTGGCAGAGAGCTTCCATATCCACCAGAGACGGCATCATCACGGACACCAGGCCGTAATACACTTCCATCTTCAGCAAATATTCAACCTCCGGCGGGAAGGAAGAGGTATCGGTCACCTCATGCAACAGCTGCATGAACTCCTCCCGGTCCCCATTGTCTAGACAGCCGCGCAGCAGCTCCATCCGCTTCAGATGCGAGCGAGAGCGCCCCAGAAAATTCCCCATGCGATCCGGGCGGTTACGCTCACCGGCTTCGGTCAACAGAGATTCGTGGCCGATCCCGAGGCCGCTGTCCAGCAGCTGCTTCAGTGATTCGAATTTGTCAGGCAGCCGTTCCCAATCAACCCACTCGCCAGCCATGGCAAACGAAGTCTTCAATTTCAAAAGCGTTTTGCAAACGTCCTGAATTTGTTCCAGCATCCCGTGGACAAAACGCTGGACCCGTTCCGCCGCCGGTCCTCCAACCTCCTCCGGATTCTCCTCCCCCTCCTCTTTGTGCTGCAAAATCCAGATCATCTTGGCCCTGCCGAACTCCACGGCCATGCCGTCGGTCATCGGGCCGAGCAGCTCGCCGATGATGTTCTGGACCGCGTACAGCATCAGCGATTGGGCCGATGGACCGTCTTGCCTTTGCCAGCCGTCTAGCCTGCATAACAGCAGCAGGCAAGACTTGCCGGGATCCAGCTTCATCTCCAGCTCCGCAAAGCGCTGCTCCAGCTCCTCCCGCCGAATAGGACAAGGTGCTTTTTGCATCAGCTCCAGCACGTACTGCTGCTGTAAAAACGGCAGCGCCATGCGCATATTCTCCCTCGCTTTGGCAATCAGACTGCCCTCTTTCATCTCCTGGTCAAGCAGCTCCACGGTCTTCTCGATCGCGCTCAGCACAGCATCGTTTCCCTCTGCCTTAAGAACGTAATCGACGCTTCCT
This Paenibacillus sp. JZ16 DNA region includes the following protein-coding sequences:
- a CDS encoding extracellular solute-binding protein; translated protein: MKRNKILSVLWISMLAFVCILSACSSKGEEGGGSTSGSSTDSEATALEPGDPFGKYDPPIQLDAVRFVGEEVKFPSGQDIKNNVWTDLYKEMGINLNYKWVVTGQEQYESKMNIAIASNDLPDIMQVTPEQLRQLADAGQLADLTPAFENYASDDLKQVMEIEKNALPSATFDGKLLAIPSTQPVIGGSAPLLWVREDWMEKLNLPEPNTMDDLVAIAEAFAKQDPDGNGKADTYGLALTKDIGLNSSSVGFFNGFGGFPQIWIEDAEGQLQFGSIQPEMKEALAKLQDMFKNKLIDPEFGVKDTVKVFETVTTHKIGMLIGPSWYPAWPFWDMVKEDESVNWKSYPIPSLEGGPATVQMPFAVSQYYVVKKGYEHPEVIVKLANQYYEKLYSNHAEFDKYGQIIEDGVSIGVNKYSLVEVVNPNKDLIRQEELAQALESESDADITSAETKIMFKEFQEYLAGNNPMGWSGYAANGPEGSMKLLRDLNDAGKVISNGYVGAPTETMADKKATLDRLEQETFIKIILGEASIDAFDEFVANWKKLGGDKITEEVNAWKAAR
- a CDS encoding response regulator transcription factor, producing the protein MKSRYRILIVDDEPFIVNGLAELCLGAEFLELEVYKAYSSSEALNWLKRAKMDIVLSDIKMPGLNGLALQKEISRQWPRCKVIFLTGYDDFSYIQEATRQGSVDYVLKAEGNDAVLSAIEKTVELLDQEMKEGSLIAKARENMRMALPFLQQQYVLELMQKAPCPIRREELEQRFAELEMKLDPGKSCLLLLCRLDGWQRQDGPSAQSLMLYAVQNIIGELLGPMTDGMAVEFGRAKMIWILQHKEEGEENPEEVGGPAAERVQRFVHGMLEQIQDVCKTLLKLKTSFAMAGEWVDWERLPDKFESLKQLLDSGLGIGHESLLTEAGERNRPDRMGNFLGRSRSHLKRMELLRGCLDNGDREEFMQLLHEVTDTSSFPPEVEYLLKMEVYYGLVSVMMPSLVDMEALCQNVEGEGAVDYITLTHLEEHDSWTEAAEYFERLADIIFNRKEQGKQDQQHEVIAKVQRYIEDNLGGDLSLTQIGEAVGHNPSYLSRLYKQVTGEGLSESINAARLAKAKQLLKETTDKIHVIAAAVGFSSPPYFYRFFKKTTHLTPQEYRELHNM